Proteins encoded in a region of the Canis lupus dingo isolate Sandy chromosome 17, ASM325472v2, whole genome shotgun sequence genome:
- the AGBL5 gene encoding cytosolic carboxypeptidase-like protein 5 isoform X2: MPASSTQVFAPCIRGSLNGGRSADPGRCFVIHRGTRCSMISFARCPLILQLSGPEWAGGCFPSLTMELRCGGLLFSSRFDSGNLAHVEKVESVSSDGEGGAGGGASAPISSIASSPDYEFNVWTRPDCAETEFENGNRSWFYFSVRGGTPGKLIKINIMNMNKQSKLYSQGMAPFVRTLPTRPRWERIRDRPTFEMTETQFVLSFVHRFVEGRGATTFFAFCYPFSYSDCQDLLNQLDQRFLENHPTHSSPLDTIYYHREILCYSLDGLRVDLLTITSCHGLQEDREPRLEQLFPDTGTPRPFCFTGKRLIPMLNPDGVVRGHYRTDSRGVNLNRQYLKPDAVLHPAIYGAKAVLLYHHVHSRLNPPSPSEHQHSPQLPPDAHLSDLEKANNLQNEGHLGHASDGDNPEAWTQTKPAEQKPSGVWIMPQQSAELEQPAPDTIPPKESGVAYYVDLHGHASKRGCFMYGNNFSDESTQVENMLYPKLISLNSAHFDFQGCNFSEKNMYARDRRDGQSKEGSGRVAIYKASGIIHSYTLECNYNTGRSVNSIPAACHDNGRASPPPPPAFPSRYTVELFEQVGRAMAIAALDMAECNPWPRIILSEHSSLTNLRAWMLKHVRSSRGLSSTVNVSVSKRRGSRTPPKSTNGLPVSCSENPLSRARSFSTGTSAGGSSSSQQNSPQMKNSPSFPFHGSRPTGLPGLGSSTQKVSHRVLGPVREPRSQDRRRRQQPLTHRPTSSSLAPSPNPASFSPVSSHSMGSCLLPSSLSISGSSCSFMSSGDKPEAVMVIGKGLLGPRIPCIRTRLQARPRLGRGSPPTCRGMSGSAGPTSPIPRTRESSEPEPGPHSAPGLPQTGPPRPRSAPAFSISCSLSDSQSRICYSGGPLAQPEVCFVPKSPPLTVSPRV; encoded by the exons ATGCCCGCATCCTCCACTCAGGTTTTTGCCCCGTGCATCAGAGGATCGCTGAACGGTGGGAGATCAGCGGACCCAGGAAGGTGTTTTGTGATACACAGAGGAACACGGTGCTCGATGATTAGCTTCGCACGCTGTCCCTTAATTTTGCAG CTCTCAGGGCCAGAGTGGGCAGGAGGATGCTTTCCCAGCCTCACCATGGAGCTGCGCTGTGGGGGATTGCTGTTCAGTTCTCGCTTTGATTCAGGGAACCTAGCCCACGTGGAGAAGGTGGAATCTGTGTCTAGCgatggggaaggaggagcaggtgggggggcATCAGCTCCCATCAGCAGCATTGCCTCTTCCCCTGACTATGAGTTCAACGTGTGGACCCGACCAGACTGTGCTGAAACAGAATTTGAGAATGGGAACAG GTCTTGGTTCTACTTCAGTGTCCGGGGAGGAACTCCAGGGAAACTCATCAAGATCAACATTATGAACATGAATAAGCAAAGCAAGCTGTATTCCCAGGGCATGGCTCCCTTCGTGCGCACACTGCCCACCCGGCCGCGCTGGGAACGCATTCGAGATCGGCCCACCTTCGAG aTGACAGAGACGCAGTTTGTGTTATCCTTTGTACACCGTTTCGTGGAGGGCCGTGGGGCCACCACCTTCTTCGCCTTCTGCTACCCCTTCTCCTATAGTGACTGCCAGGATTTGCTAAACCAGCTAGACCAGCGCTTTCTGGAGAACCACCCTACCCATAGCAG CCCCCTGGATACCATCTATTACCATCGGGAGATCCTTTGCTATTCTCTGGATGGACTTCGTGTAGATCTGCTAACGATCACTTCCTGCCATGGGCTTCAAGAAGATCGAGAGCCCCGCCTAGAGCAGCTATTTCCTGATACCGGCACCCCCCGACCATTCTGTTTCACAGGCAAGAGG CTGATTCCCATGTTGAACCCTGATGGTGTGGTCCGGGGCCACTACCG CACAGACTCACGTGGAGTGAATCTGAACCGTCAGTACCTGAAGCCTGATGCGGTCCTGCACCCAGCCATTTATGGGGCCAAAGCTGTGCTTCTCTACCACCACGTGCACTCCCGTCTGAACCCCCCGAGTCCCTCTGAGCACCAGCACAGTCCTCAGCTCCCTCCTGATGCTCACCTTTCCGACCTCGAGAAGGCCAACAATCTCCAAAACGAAGGTCACCTTGGCCATGCATCTGATGGGGACAACCCTGAAGCCTGGACACAGACCAAGCCAGCAGAGCAGAAGCCCAGCGGTGTGTGGATTATGCCACAACAGTCTGCTGAGCTTGAGCAGCCAGCCCCCGACACCATCCCCCCTAAAGAGAGTGGTGTCGCTTACTATGTGGACCTGCACGGACATGCATCCAAAAGGGGCTGCTTCATGTATGGAAACAACTTTAGTGATGAGAGCACCCAG GTGGAAAATATGCTGTATCCAAAGCTCATCTCCTTGAACTCAGCACACTTCGACTTCCAGGGCTGCAATTTCTCAGAGAAGAACATGTATGCCCGAGACCGCAGAGATGGCCAGTCTAAGGAGGGAAGTGGCCGAGTTGCAATCTACAAAGCCTCAGGGATAATCCACAG CTACACACTTGAATGCAACTACAACACGGGGCGCTCCGTGAACAGCATCCCTGCCGCCTGCCATGACAACGGGCgtgccagcccccctcccccgccggccTTCCCCTCCAGATACACTGTGGAGCTGTTCGAGCAG GTGGGACGAGCTATGGCCATTGCAGCTCTGGACATGGCTGAATGCAATCCGTGGCCCCGAATCATACTGTCAGAGCACAGCAGCCTCACGAACCTCCGTGCCTGGATGCTGAAACACGTGCGCAGCAGCCGTGGCCTGAGCAGCACTGTGAACGTGAGTGTCAGCAAGAGGAGAGGCTCTCGCACGCCACCCAAAAGTACCAA CGGCTTGCCTGTTTCCTGCTCTGAAAATCCCTTGAGCCGAGCACGCAGTTTTAGCACTGGCACAAGTgctggtggcagcagcagcagccaacaGAACTCTCCACAGATGAAGAACTCCCCCAGCTTTCCTTTTCATGGCAGTCGGCCTACAGGGCTGCCAGGTCTGGGCTCTAGCACTCAAAAGGTCAGCCACCGGGTGCTGGGCCCCGTCAGAG AGCCCCGAAGCCAGGACAGGAGACGGCGGCAGCAGCCACTGACCCATCGCCCTACTTCAAGCAGCCTGGCCCCATCCCCAAATCCTGCTAGCTTTAGCCCGGTCTCCTCACACAGCATGGGCTCCTGTCTGCTGCCCAGCTCACTCAGCATATCAG GGAGCAGCTGCTCATTCATGTCCTCAGGGGACAAGCCAGAGGCTGTCATGGTGATTGGGAAAGGGCTGCTGGGACCTCGGATCCCCTGTATCAGGACACGATTGCAG GCTAGGCCCAGGTTGGGCCGGGGCTCACCGCCGACTTGCAGAGGGATGAGCGGCTCTGCGGGCCCCACATCCCCTATACCCCGGACCAGGGAGAGCAGTGAGCCGGAGCCGGGACCCCACTCTGCACCAGG GCTGCCTCAGACTGGGCCCCCACGGCCCCGCTCTGCCCCTGCCTTTTCTATTTCCTGTAGTCTATCTGACTCCCAGTCCCGGATTTGTTACAGCGGGGGGCCCTTGGCCCAACCTGAGGTTTGTTTTGTCCCTAAATCTCCTCCACTCACTGTCTCCCCCCGGGTCTGA
- the AGBL5 gene encoding cytosolic carboxypeptidase-like protein 5 isoform X1, with the protein MISFARCPLILQLSGPEWAGGCFPSLTMELRCGGLLFSSRFDSGNLAHVEKVESVSSDGEGGAGGGASAPISSIASSPDYEFNVWTRPDCAETEFENGNRSWFYFSVRGGTPGKLIKINIMNMNKQSKLYSQGMAPFVRTLPTRPRWERIRDRPTFEMTETQFVLSFVHRFVEGRGATTFFAFCYPFSYSDCQDLLNQLDQRFLENHPTHSSPLDTIYYHREILCYSLDGLRVDLLTITSCHGLQEDREPRLEQLFPDTGTPRPFCFTGKRIFFLSSRVHPGETPSSFVFNGFLDFILRPDDPRAQTLRRLFVFKLIPMLNPDGVVRGHYRTDSRGVNLNRQYLKPDAVLHPAIYGAKAVLLYHHVHSRLNPPSPSEHQHSPQLPPDAHLSDLEKANNLQNEGHLGHASDGDNPEAWTQTKPAEQKPSGVWIMPQQSAELEQPAPDTIPPKESGVAYYVDLHGHASKRGCFMYGNNFSDESTQVENMLYPKLISLNSAHFDFQGCNFSEKNMYARDRRDGQSKEGSGRVAIYKASGIIHSYTLECNYNTGRSVNSIPAACHDNGRASPPPPPAFPSRYTVELFEQVGRAMAIAALDMAECNPWPRIILSEHSSLTNLRAWMLKHVRSSRGLSSTVNVSVSKRRGSRTPPKSTNGLPVSCSENPLSRARSFSTGTSAGGSSSSQQNSPQMKNSPSFPFHGSRPTGLPGLGSSTQKVSHRVLGPVREPRSQDRRRRQQPLTHRPTSSSLAPSPNPASFSPVSSHSMGSCLLPSSLSISGSSCSFMSSGDKPEAVMVIGKGLLGPRIPCIRTRLQARPRLGRGSPPTCRGMSGSAGPTSPIPRTRESSEPEPGPHSAPGLPQTGPPRPRSAPAFSISCSLSDSQSRICYSGGPLAQPEVCFVPKSPPLTVSPRV; encoded by the exons ATGATTAGCTTCGCACGCTGTCCCTTAATTTTGCAG CTCTCAGGGCCAGAGTGGGCAGGAGGATGCTTTCCCAGCCTCACCATGGAGCTGCGCTGTGGGGGATTGCTGTTCAGTTCTCGCTTTGATTCAGGGAACCTAGCCCACGTGGAGAAGGTGGAATCTGTGTCTAGCgatggggaaggaggagcaggtgggggggcATCAGCTCCCATCAGCAGCATTGCCTCTTCCCCTGACTATGAGTTCAACGTGTGGACCCGACCAGACTGTGCTGAAACAGAATTTGAGAATGGGAACAG GTCTTGGTTCTACTTCAGTGTCCGGGGAGGAACTCCAGGGAAACTCATCAAGATCAACATTATGAACATGAATAAGCAAAGCAAGCTGTATTCCCAGGGCATGGCTCCCTTCGTGCGCACACTGCCCACCCGGCCGCGCTGGGAACGCATTCGAGATCGGCCCACCTTCGAG aTGACAGAGACGCAGTTTGTGTTATCCTTTGTACACCGTTTCGTGGAGGGCCGTGGGGCCACCACCTTCTTCGCCTTCTGCTACCCCTTCTCCTATAGTGACTGCCAGGATTTGCTAAACCAGCTAGACCAGCGCTTTCTGGAGAACCACCCTACCCATAGCAG CCCCCTGGATACCATCTATTACCATCGGGAGATCCTTTGCTATTCTCTGGATGGACTTCGTGTAGATCTGCTAACGATCACTTCCTGCCATGGGCTTCAAGAAGATCGAGAGCCCCGCCTAGAGCAGCTATTTCCTGATACCGGCACCCCCCGACCATTCTGTTTCACAGGCAAGAGG ATATTCTTCTTAAGCAGTAGGGTACACCCTGGGGAGACTCCATCTAGCTTTGTCTTCAATGGCTTTCTGGACTTCATCCTTCGACCTGATGACCCCCGGGCTCAAACCCTGCGTCGCCTCTTTGTCTTTAAGCTGATTCCCATGTTGAACCCTGATGGTGTGGTCCGGGGCCACTACCG CACAGACTCACGTGGAGTGAATCTGAACCGTCAGTACCTGAAGCCTGATGCGGTCCTGCACCCAGCCATTTATGGGGCCAAAGCTGTGCTTCTCTACCACCACGTGCACTCCCGTCTGAACCCCCCGAGTCCCTCTGAGCACCAGCACAGTCCTCAGCTCCCTCCTGATGCTCACCTTTCCGACCTCGAGAAGGCCAACAATCTCCAAAACGAAGGTCACCTTGGCCATGCATCTGATGGGGACAACCCTGAAGCCTGGACACAGACCAAGCCAGCAGAGCAGAAGCCCAGCGGTGTGTGGATTATGCCACAACAGTCTGCTGAGCTTGAGCAGCCAGCCCCCGACACCATCCCCCCTAAAGAGAGTGGTGTCGCTTACTATGTGGACCTGCACGGACATGCATCCAAAAGGGGCTGCTTCATGTATGGAAACAACTTTAGTGATGAGAGCACCCAG GTGGAAAATATGCTGTATCCAAAGCTCATCTCCTTGAACTCAGCACACTTCGACTTCCAGGGCTGCAATTTCTCAGAGAAGAACATGTATGCCCGAGACCGCAGAGATGGCCAGTCTAAGGAGGGAAGTGGCCGAGTTGCAATCTACAAAGCCTCAGGGATAATCCACAG CTACACACTTGAATGCAACTACAACACGGGGCGCTCCGTGAACAGCATCCCTGCCGCCTGCCATGACAACGGGCgtgccagcccccctcccccgccggccTTCCCCTCCAGATACACTGTGGAGCTGTTCGAGCAG GTGGGACGAGCTATGGCCATTGCAGCTCTGGACATGGCTGAATGCAATCCGTGGCCCCGAATCATACTGTCAGAGCACAGCAGCCTCACGAACCTCCGTGCCTGGATGCTGAAACACGTGCGCAGCAGCCGTGGCCTGAGCAGCACTGTGAACGTGAGTGTCAGCAAGAGGAGAGGCTCTCGCACGCCACCCAAAAGTACCAA CGGCTTGCCTGTTTCCTGCTCTGAAAATCCCTTGAGCCGAGCACGCAGTTTTAGCACTGGCACAAGTgctggtggcagcagcagcagccaacaGAACTCTCCACAGATGAAGAACTCCCCCAGCTTTCCTTTTCATGGCAGTCGGCCTACAGGGCTGCCAGGTCTGGGCTCTAGCACTCAAAAGGTCAGCCACCGGGTGCTGGGCCCCGTCAGAG AGCCCCGAAGCCAGGACAGGAGACGGCGGCAGCAGCCACTGACCCATCGCCCTACTTCAAGCAGCCTGGCCCCATCCCCAAATCCTGCTAGCTTTAGCCCGGTCTCCTCACACAGCATGGGCTCCTGTCTGCTGCCCAGCTCACTCAGCATATCAG GGAGCAGCTGCTCATTCATGTCCTCAGGGGACAAGCCAGAGGCTGTCATGGTGATTGGGAAAGGGCTGCTGGGACCTCGGATCCCCTGTATCAGGACACGATTGCAG GCTAGGCCCAGGTTGGGCCGGGGCTCACCGCCGACTTGCAGAGGGATGAGCGGCTCTGCGGGCCCCACATCCCCTATACCCCGGACCAGGGAGAGCAGTGAGCCGGAGCCGGGACCCCACTCTGCACCAGG GCTGCCTCAGACTGGGCCCCCACGGCCCCGCTCTGCCCCTGCCTTTTCTATTTCCTGTAGTCTATCTGACTCCCAGTCCCGGATTTGTTACAGCGGGGGGCCCTTGGCCCAACCTGAGGTTTGTTTTGTCCCTAAATCTCCTCCACTCACTGTCTCCCCCCGGGTCTGA
- the AGBL5 gene encoding cytosolic carboxypeptidase-like protein 5 isoform X3, with product MISFARCPLILQLSGPEWAGGCFPSLTMELRCGGLLFSSRFDSGNLAHVEKVESVSSDGEGGAGGGASAPISSIASSPDYEFNVWTRPDCAETEFENGNRSWFYFSVRGGTPGKLIKINIMNMNKQSKLYSQGMAPFVRTLPTRPRWERIRDRPTFEMTETQFVLSFVHRFVEGRGATTFFAFCYPFSYSDCQDLLNQLDQRFLENHPTHSSPLDTIYYHREILCYSLDGLRVDLLTITSCHGLQEDREPRLEQLFPDTGTPRPFCFTGKRIFFLSSRVHPGETPSSFVFNGFLDFILRPDDPRAQTLRRLFVFKLIPMLNPDGVVRGHYRTDSRGVNLNRQYLKPDAVLHPAIYGAKAVLLYHHVHSRLNPPSPSEHQHSPQLPPDAHLSDLEKANNLQNEGHLGHASDGDNPEAWTQTKPAEQKPSGVWIMPQQSAELEQPAPDTIPPKESGVAYYVDLHGHASKRGCFMYGNNFSDESTQVENMLYPKLISLNSAHFDFQGCNFSEKNMYARDRRDGQSKEGSGRVAIYKASGIIHSYTLECNYNTGRSVNSIPAACHDNGRASPPPPPAFPSRYTVELFEQVGRAMAIAALDMAECNPWPRIILSEHSSLTNLRAWMLKHVRSSRGLSSTVNVSVSKRRGSRTPPKSTNGLPVSCSENPLSRARSFSTGTSAGGSSSSQQNSPQMKNSPSFPFHGSRPTGLPGLGSSTQKVSHRVLGPVRGSSCSFMSSGDKPEAVMVIGKGLLGPRIPCIRTRLQARPRLGRGSPPTCRGMSGSAGPTSPIPRTRESSEPEPGPHSAPGLPQTGPPRPRSAPAFSISCSLSDSQSRICYSGGPLAQPEVCFVPKSPPLTVSPRV from the exons ATGATTAGCTTCGCACGCTGTCCCTTAATTTTGCAG CTCTCAGGGCCAGAGTGGGCAGGAGGATGCTTTCCCAGCCTCACCATGGAGCTGCGCTGTGGGGGATTGCTGTTCAGTTCTCGCTTTGATTCAGGGAACCTAGCCCACGTGGAGAAGGTGGAATCTGTGTCTAGCgatggggaaggaggagcaggtgggggggcATCAGCTCCCATCAGCAGCATTGCCTCTTCCCCTGACTATGAGTTCAACGTGTGGACCCGACCAGACTGTGCTGAAACAGAATTTGAGAATGGGAACAG GTCTTGGTTCTACTTCAGTGTCCGGGGAGGAACTCCAGGGAAACTCATCAAGATCAACATTATGAACATGAATAAGCAAAGCAAGCTGTATTCCCAGGGCATGGCTCCCTTCGTGCGCACACTGCCCACCCGGCCGCGCTGGGAACGCATTCGAGATCGGCCCACCTTCGAG aTGACAGAGACGCAGTTTGTGTTATCCTTTGTACACCGTTTCGTGGAGGGCCGTGGGGCCACCACCTTCTTCGCCTTCTGCTACCCCTTCTCCTATAGTGACTGCCAGGATTTGCTAAACCAGCTAGACCAGCGCTTTCTGGAGAACCACCCTACCCATAGCAG CCCCCTGGATACCATCTATTACCATCGGGAGATCCTTTGCTATTCTCTGGATGGACTTCGTGTAGATCTGCTAACGATCACTTCCTGCCATGGGCTTCAAGAAGATCGAGAGCCCCGCCTAGAGCAGCTATTTCCTGATACCGGCACCCCCCGACCATTCTGTTTCACAGGCAAGAGG ATATTCTTCTTAAGCAGTAGGGTACACCCTGGGGAGACTCCATCTAGCTTTGTCTTCAATGGCTTTCTGGACTTCATCCTTCGACCTGATGACCCCCGGGCTCAAACCCTGCGTCGCCTCTTTGTCTTTAAGCTGATTCCCATGTTGAACCCTGATGGTGTGGTCCGGGGCCACTACCG CACAGACTCACGTGGAGTGAATCTGAACCGTCAGTACCTGAAGCCTGATGCGGTCCTGCACCCAGCCATTTATGGGGCCAAAGCTGTGCTTCTCTACCACCACGTGCACTCCCGTCTGAACCCCCCGAGTCCCTCTGAGCACCAGCACAGTCCTCAGCTCCCTCCTGATGCTCACCTTTCCGACCTCGAGAAGGCCAACAATCTCCAAAACGAAGGTCACCTTGGCCATGCATCTGATGGGGACAACCCTGAAGCCTGGACACAGACCAAGCCAGCAGAGCAGAAGCCCAGCGGTGTGTGGATTATGCCACAACAGTCTGCTGAGCTTGAGCAGCCAGCCCCCGACACCATCCCCCCTAAAGAGAGTGGTGTCGCTTACTATGTGGACCTGCACGGACATGCATCCAAAAGGGGCTGCTTCATGTATGGAAACAACTTTAGTGATGAGAGCACCCAG GTGGAAAATATGCTGTATCCAAAGCTCATCTCCTTGAACTCAGCACACTTCGACTTCCAGGGCTGCAATTTCTCAGAGAAGAACATGTATGCCCGAGACCGCAGAGATGGCCAGTCTAAGGAGGGAAGTGGCCGAGTTGCAATCTACAAAGCCTCAGGGATAATCCACAG CTACACACTTGAATGCAACTACAACACGGGGCGCTCCGTGAACAGCATCCCTGCCGCCTGCCATGACAACGGGCgtgccagcccccctcccccgccggccTTCCCCTCCAGATACACTGTGGAGCTGTTCGAGCAG GTGGGACGAGCTATGGCCATTGCAGCTCTGGACATGGCTGAATGCAATCCGTGGCCCCGAATCATACTGTCAGAGCACAGCAGCCTCACGAACCTCCGTGCCTGGATGCTGAAACACGTGCGCAGCAGCCGTGGCCTGAGCAGCACTGTGAACGTGAGTGTCAGCAAGAGGAGAGGCTCTCGCACGCCACCCAAAAGTACCAA CGGCTTGCCTGTTTCCTGCTCTGAAAATCCCTTGAGCCGAGCACGCAGTTTTAGCACTGGCACAAGTgctggtggcagcagcagcagccaacaGAACTCTCCACAGATGAAGAACTCCCCCAGCTTTCCTTTTCATGGCAGTCGGCCTACAGGGCTGCCAGGTCTGGGCTCTAGCACTCAAAAGGTCAGCCACCGGGTGCTGGGCCCCGTCAGAG GGAGCAGCTGCTCATTCATGTCCTCAGGGGACAAGCCAGAGGCTGTCATGGTGATTGGGAAAGGGCTGCTGGGACCTCGGATCCCCTGTATCAGGACACGATTGCAG GCTAGGCCCAGGTTGGGCCGGGGCTCACCGCCGACTTGCAGAGGGATGAGCGGCTCTGCGGGCCCCACATCCCCTATACCCCGGACCAGGGAGAGCAGTGAGCCGGAGCCGGGACCCCACTCTGCACCAGG GCTGCCTCAGACTGGGCCCCCACGGCCCCGCTCTGCCCCTGCCTTTTCTATTTCCTGTAGTCTATCTGACTCCCAGTCCCGGATTTGTTACAGCGGGGGGCCCTTGGCCCAACCTGAGGTTTGTTTTGTCCCTAAATCTCCTCCACTCACTGTCTCCCCCCGGGTCTGA
- the AGBL5 gene encoding cytosolic carboxypeptidase-like protein 5 isoform X6 codes for MISFARCPLILQLSGPEWAGGCFPSLTMELRCGGLLFSSRFDSGNLAHVEKVESVSSDGEGGAGGGASAPISSIASSPDYEFNVWTRPDCAETEFENGNRSWFYFSVRGGTPGKLIKINIMNMNKQSKLYSQGMAPFVRTLPTRPRWERIRDRPTFEMTETQFVLSFVHRFVEGRGATTFFAFCYPFSYSDCQDLLNQLDQRFLENHPTHSSPLDTIYYHREILCYSLDGLRVDLLTITSCHGLQEDREPRLEQLFPDTGTPRPFCFTGKRIFFLSSRVHPGETPSSFVFNGFLDFILRPDDPRAQTLRRLFVFKLIPMLNPDGVVRGHYRTDSRGVNLNRQYLKPDAVLHPAIYGAKAVLLYHHVHSRLNPPSPSEHQHSPQLPPDAHLSDLEKANNLQNEGHLGHASDGDNPEAWTQTKPAEQKPSGVWIMPQQSAELEQPAPDTIPPKESGVAYYVDLHGHASKRGCFMYGNNFSDESTQVENMLYPKLISLNSAHFDFQGCNFSEKNMYARDRRDGQSKEGSGRVAIYKASGIIHSYTLECNYNTGRSVNSIPAACHDNGRASPPPPPAFPSRYTVELFEQVGRAMAIAALDMAECNPWPRIILSEHSSLTNLRAWMLKHVRSSRGLSSTVNVSVSKRRGSRTPPKSTNGLPVSCSENPLSRARSFSTGTSAGGSSSSQQNSPQMKNSPSFPFHGSRPTGLPGLGSSTQKVSHRVLGPVREPRSQDRRRRQQPLTHRPTSSSLAPSPNPASFSPVSSHSMGSCLLPSSLSISGSSCSFMSSGDKPEAVMVIGKGLLGPRIPCIRTRLQPNVSHDTAVEIK; via the exons ATGATTAGCTTCGCACGCTGTCCCTTAATTTTGCAG CTCTCAGGGCCAGAGTGGGCAGGAGGATGCTTTCCCAGCCTCACCATGGAGCTGCGCTGTGGGGGATTGCTGTTCAGTTCTCGCTTTGATTCAGGGAACCTAGCCCACGTGGAGAAGGTGGAATCTGTGTCTAGCgatggggaaggaggagcaggtgggggggcATCAGCTCCCATCAGCAGCATTGCCTCTTCCCCTGACTATGAGTTCAACGTGTGGACCCGACCAGACTGTGCTGAAACAGAATTTGAGAATGGGAACAG GTCTTGGTTCTACTTCAGTGTCCGGGGAGGAACTCCAGGGAAACTCATCAAGATCAACATTATGAACATGAATAAGCAAAGCAAGCTGTATTCCCAGGGCATGGCTCCCTTCGTGCGCACACTGCCCACCCGGCCGCGCTGGGAACGCATTCGAGATCGGCCCACCTTCGAG aTGACAGAGACGCAGTTTGTGTTATCCTTTGTACACCGTTTCGTGGAGGGCCGTGGGGCCACCACCTTCTTCGCCTTCTGCTACCCCTTCTCCTATAGTGACTGCCAGGATTTGCTAAACCAGCTAGACCAGCGCTTTCTGGAGAACCACCCTACCCATAGCAG CCCCCTGGATACCATCTATTACCATCGGGAGATCCTTTGCTATTCTCTGGATGGACTTCGTGTAGATCTGCTAACGATCACTTCCTGCCATGGGCTTCAAGAAGATCGAGAGCCCCGCCTAGAGCAGCTATTTCCTGATACCGGCACCCCCCGACCATTCTGTTTCACAGGCAAGAGG ATATTCTTCTTAAGCAGTAGGGTACACCCTGGGGAGACTCCATCTAGCTTTGTCTTCAATGGCTTTCTGGACTTCATCCTTCGACCTGATGACCCCCGGGCTCAAACCCTGCGTCGCCTCTTTGTCTTTAAGCTGATTCCCATGTTGAACCCTGATGGTGTGGTCCGGGGCCACTACCG CACAGACTCACGTGGAGTGAATCTGAACCGTCAGTACCTGAAGCCTGATGCGGTCCTGCACCCAGCCATTTATGGGGCCAAAGCTGTGCTTCTCTACCACCACGTGCACTCCCGTCTGAACCCCCCGAGTCCCTCTGAGCACCAGCACAGTCCTCAGCTCCCTCCTGATGCTCACCTTTCCGACCTCGAGAAGGCCAACAATCTCCAAAACGAAGGTCACCTTGGCCATGCATCTGATGGGGACAACCCTGAAGCCTGGACACAGACCAAGCCAGCAGAGCAGAAGCCCAGCGGTGTGTGGATTATGCCACAACAGTCTGCTGAGCTTGAGCAGCCAGCCCCCGACACCATCCCCCCTAAAGAGAGTGGTGTCGCTTACTATGTGGACCTGCACGGACATGCATCCAAAAGGGGCTGCTTCATGTATGGAAACAACTTTAGTGATGAGAGCACCCAG GTGGAAAATATGCTGTATCCAAAGCTCATCTCCTTGAACTCAGCACACTTCGACTTCCAGGGCTGCAATTTCTCAGAGAAGAACATGTATGCCCGAGACCGCAGAGATGGCCAGTCTAAGGAGGGAAGTGGCCGAGTTGCAATCTACAAAGCCTCAGGGATAATCCACAG CTACACACTTGAATGCAACTACAACACGGGGCGCTCCGTGAACAGCATCCCTGCCGCCTGCCATGACAACGGGCgtgccagcccccctcccccgccggccTTCCCCTCCAGATACACTGTGGAGCTGTTCGAGCAG GTGGGACGAGCTATGGCCATTGCAGCTCTGGACATGGCTGAATGCAATCCGTGGCCCCGAATCATACTGTCAGAGCACAGCAGCCTCACGAACCTCCGTGCCTGGATGCTGAAACACGTGCGCAGCAGCCGTGGCCTGAGCAGCACTGTGAACGTGAGTGTCAGCAAGAGGAGAGGCTCTCGCACGCCACCCAAAAGTACCAA CGGCTTGCCTGTTTCCTGCTCTGAAAATCCCTTGAGCCGAGCACGCAGTTTTAGCACTGGCACAAGTgctggtggcagcagcagcagccaacaGAACTCTCCACAGATGAAGAACTCCCCCAGCTTTCCTTTTCATGGCAGTCGGCCTACAGGGCTGCCAGGTCTGGGCTCTAGCACTCAAAAGGTCAGCCACCGGGTGCTGGGCCCCGTCAGAG AGCCCCGAAGCCAGGACAGGAGACGGCGGCAGCAGCCACTGACCCATCGCCCTACTTCAAGCAGCCTGGCCCCATCCCCAAATCCTGCTAGCTTTAGCCCGGTCTCCTCACACAGCATGGGCTCCTGTCTGCTGCCCAGCTCACTCAGCATATCAG GGAGCAGCTGCTCATTCATGTCCTCAGGGGACAAGCCAGAGGCTGTCATGGTGATTGGGAAAGGGCTGCTGGGACCTCGGATCCCCTGTATCAGGACACGATTGCAG CCAAATGTTAGCCATGATACAGCTGTGGAGATTAAATGA